In Fastidiosipila sp., a single genomic region encodes these proteins:
- a CDS encoding TldD/PmbA family protein, with the protein MLQEIIFKSEKYLTDGTETELRAQSNETKRATFLCGQLVGNSSSEALGVSARVRRGGIYGFSSTGEYSEESVRRVLDTARANAGILSHYARSSKGPLPPLEKGTRGLKESPVSVPQRAYLDACRELDAYVVGNCPGITSRTIVATSDTVEKVIATSDGYHAHVIIPRSYLYIFMSAETAEGIPVEVFKALGGHGTFDLNFPDLEEAKSVADQVYVETMKKKEAVYTEAGVKTVILSGTLAGMLAHEAVGHTVEADLVLGGSVAAHFLDQPVASEMVSLVDYAHTAFGEPAPLPVYVDDEGVAAKDAVLIENGILKGYMHNRESARHFGVEPTGNARSWLYSDEPLIRMRNTAILPGNDTLDDMIASIDDGYYFMETNNGQADMTGEFMFGITVGYEIKRGKLARPLHDTTISGVAFEMLKSVDMLSDQVSWSSSGFCGKKQRMPVSAGGPHVKCRLTVGGR; encoded by the coding sequence ATGTTGCAGGAAATCATCTTCAAGAGCGAAAAGTATCTAACTGACGGAACCGAAACAGAATTGCGCGCCCAGTCCAACGAGACGAAGCGGGCCACTTTTTTGTGCGGCCAGTTGGTTGGAAACAGCAGCAGCGAGGCATTGGGGGTCAGCGCCCGTGTCCGCCGGGGGGGAATCTACGGTTTTTCTTCGACCGGCGAATACAGCGAAGAATCGGTCAGGCGTGTTTTGGATACGGCCAGGGCCAATGCCGGCATCCTCAGCCACTATGCCCGTTCAAGCAAAGGGCCGCTCCCCCCGCTCGAAAAAGGCACCCGCGGCTTGAAAGAATCACCTGTTTCAGTTCCCCAGCGTGCCTACCTGGACGCCTGCCGGGAACTTGACGCCTACGTGGTCGGCAACTGCCCCGGCATCACCAGCCGCACCATTGTTGCGACCAGCGACACGGTCGAAAAGGTGATCGCCACTTCAGACGGTTATCATGCCCATGTCATAATCCCGAGAAGTTACCTTTACATCTTCATGTCAGCAGAAACAGCTGAAGGCATCCCGGTCGAAGTCTTCAAGGCCCTCGGCGGCCATGGAACGTTCGACCTCAATTTCCCGGACTTGGAAGAAGCCAAATCGGTTGCAGATCAAGTTTACGTGGAGACCATGAAAAAGAAAGAGGCCGTCTACACGGAGGCGGGTGTCAAAACAGTCATTCTGTCAGGCACTCTGGCCGGTATGCTGGCCCATGAAGCAGTCGGTCATACAGTCGAGGCTGACTTGGTTCTGGGCGGATCAGTGGCAGCACACTTTCTGGATCAGCCCGTCGCGTCTGAAATGGTATCTCTGGTCGATTACGCCCACACGGCTTTTGGTGAACCCGCCCCCCTTCCCGTTTATGTCGACGACGAAGGCGTGGCGGCCAAAGATGCCGTCCTGATTGAAAACGGCATCTTAAAGGGCTACATGCATAACAGGGAGTCGGCCAGACATTTCGGTGTGGAACCGACCGGCAACGCCCGGAGCTGGTTGTATTCCGATGAACCCCTGATCCGGATGCGAAACACAGCCATTTTGCCCGGTAATGACACGCTCGACGACATGATCGCCTCCATCGACGATGGCTATTATTTCATGGAGACCAATAACGGCCAGGCGGATATGACAGGCGAATTCATGTTTGGTATAACGGTCGGCTATGAGATTAAGAGGGGGAAACTTGCCAGGCCTCTCCATGACACGACCATTTCCGGCGTAGCCTTCGAGATGCTGAAGAGTGTCGACATGCTCTCCGATCAGGTCAGCTGGTCCAGTTCCGGTTTTTGCGGCAAGAAACAACGCATGCCGGTCAGTGCGGGGGGGCCGCATGTCAAGTGCCGCCTGACGGTTGGCGGACGTTGA
- a CDS encoding hydrolase, with protein MSDPTKKRKYIPDITTALRADVIHMPGVISECSGIRFHGRRIKSVIFTTDAAQLINHNADAVMAVYPFTPHPAISNALISISPVPVFAGVGGGTTGGARCAQIAIFSEAQGAVGLVVNSPTTLETIRAIFEVVDTPIICTVISEYMDIGARLEAGVSILNVSGASRTVGIVRKIRQQYPDVPIIATGGPSDETILETIWAGANAITVTPPTSAELFKIKMDQYRLTAEESCRGGTRLI; from the coding sequence GTGAGTGATCCGACAAAAAAGCGTAAATACATACCCGACATCACGACGGCGCTTCGCGCGGATGTCATCCACATGCCCGGGGTCATCTCCGAGTGCTCAGGCATCCGTTTCCACGGAAGGCGCATCAAATCAGTGATCTTCACAACCGACGCAGCCCAGCTCATCAATCACAATGCAGACGCTGTCATGGCTGTCTATCCCTTTACTCCGCACCCGGCCATATCGAACGCTCTGATCAGCATCTCGCCCGTTCCCGTCTTTGCCGGAGTTGGCGGCGGCACCACAGGCGGGGCACGATGTGCCCAGATCGCCATTTTTTCTGAAGCACAGGGAGCCGTCGGCCTGGTAGTCAATTCGCCGACAACACTGGAAACCATCCGGGCCATTTTCGAGGTGGTTGATACACCTATCATCTGTACGGTCATCTCGGAGTACATGGACATCGGGGCCCGGCTGGAGGCAGGCGTTTCCATCCTGAATGTAAGCGGGGCATCACGGACGGTCGGGATTGTGCGGAAAATCCGGCAGCAATACCCGGACGTGCCCATTATCGCAACGGGCGGGCCGTCGGATGAGACTATCCTGGAAACCATCTGGGCAGGTGCCAACGCCATTACCGTGACGCCGCCGACCAGCGCCGAGCTCTTCAAGATCAAGATGGACCAGTATCGGCTGACAGCGGAGGAAAGCTGCAGGGGCGGGACGAGATTGATCTAG
- a CDS encoding NAD(P)/FAD-dependent oxidoreductase codes for MSDQRIVIIGSGIAGLSAAEAARKTNPDIEIVIISENPHLPYQRPRLPGVIIDPSSKDKIVLHKEEWYKERKLDLRRGAIAKRVDPDEKLVELGDGSAVHYGKLILATGSRSFMPPMKGNDLEGVFTLWTLDNALAISDYIKTAKQGVVIGGGLLGLEAAYALKQRGLETTILERGQALLARQLDERASAMFQEQVERVGVKVLKKSVTREMIPDPATGRLASVLLEDGSEIPADLVIVSTGVRARLEVMEGTGIAVDRCFVVNSKMETSIPNVYAAGDNALMEGQWYGLWPVSMREGKVAGANAAGGDETCVIPTPPYLVNTMETRIASAGDIAPTNPEVSSQIHFDETQLTYDRRNFLGDKLVGYVLLGDTTPFSMLSRELQQG; via the coding sequence ATGTCGGATCAAAGGATCGTGATTATTGGCAGCGGCATTGCGGGGCTTTCAGCTGCCGAAGCAGCCAGAAAGACCAATCCCGATATTGAGATCGTAATTATTTCGGAAAACCCGCATCTCCCATACCAGCGTCCGAGGCTTCCCGGGGTCATTATAGATCCCTCGAGCAAGGATAAGATTGTCCTCCATAAGGAGGAATGGTACAAAGAGCGGAAACTGGATCTCAGGCGCGGGGCCATCGCGAAAAGAGTCGATCCGGACGAAAAGCTGGTTGAACTTGGGGATGGCTCTGCGGTTCATTACGGCAAGCTGATTCTGGCCACGGGCAGCCGCAGTTTCATGCCTCCCATGAAGGGCAATGATCTCGAGGGCGTTTTTACACTCTGGACCCTCGACAACGCACTCGCCATCTCTGATTACATCAAGACCGCCAAACAGGGGGTTGTCATCGGCGGAGGCCTTCTGGGCCTTGAAGCCGCCTACGCTTTGAAGCAGCGCGGACTCGAGACCACCATTCTTGAGCGGGGGCAGGCCCTCCTTGCCAGACAGCTGGACGAACGTGCCAGCGCCATGTTCCAGGAACAGGTCGAACGGGTCGGTGTCAAGGTGCTGAAAAAATCCGTGACCCGTGAGATGATCCCTGACCCGGCGACAGGTAGGCTTGCGTCAGTCCTCTTGGAGGATGGCTCGGAAATCCCCGCTGATCTCGTCATTGTCTCGACCGGGGTCCGTGCGCGGCTTGAAGTGATGGAGGGGACGGGTATTGCCGTTGACCGATGTTTTGTTGTCAACAGTAAAATGGAAACCAGTATTCCCAATGTTTACGCGGCGGGAGATAATGCGCTGATGGAGGGGCAATGGTATGGCCTGTGGCCTGTCTCCATGCGGGAGGGCAAAGTTGCCGGTGCCAACGCCGCAGGCGGGGATGAGACCTGCGTGATTCCGACGCCCCCCTACCTGGTCAATACCATGGAAACGCGCATCGCATCTGCAGGCGACATCGCGCCGACAAATCCCGAGGTTTCCTCACAGATCCATTTTGATGAAACTCAGCTCA